DNA sequence from the Nicotiana tomentosiformis chromosome 3, ASM39032v3, whole genome shotgun sequence genome:
AGCCACACAAAGGGCTTTAATTCTACTAGCACTTTGAAGAATAGGATCAGGGCAATATGACCACATTCCCTGAGATCACTTGTAGATGAGGGCGTCACGACCAGGCCCAACACCAATGTAATGGATAGGCACTCCAACAAGTTCTTCTATCCTTTCTACATACTCGCGTGCAGCCTTAGGTAATTCTGAATACTTCCTGATGGAAGAAATATCAGTCTGCCACCCAGGCAAGACTTCGTACTCAACCTGGTTGAATGAGATTTAGAGTGAAGATATTAACAAAAGATACAGGATGAGTGAAAGTGAAATGCAAAGAAACCGTGCTTATGCTTGTAAAGGATGCCAGAACAGAGAAGATTCCATTACATGCATATAAATAGCAAAGATAGTCAACAAATCATGATAAAATGGAGAGGATTACAAGGCAAAAGGGGCTTAAATAGAAAAAATCTAGAAGCCTTAAGTTCTTCTTTTTCTCGGTAGAGTCAAAGAAACTTTCTTCGCCTAATTGGGTAAGAAATATATCCTAAGAGTAAAACAAAATTTATATCATCATAGAAAGGGCAAAAAAAGCCGTCATTGGTATTTGTTTCTTCCTCATTCATAAATATGTCAATCTGTTTTCCTACAACGTTCAGgttaaactttaaataaataatcttgaCTTCAAAAGACAACAAAATAGAGCAAAAGAGCTGGTATATTCCAATGAGCCTATATGTAGTTTAAATCTTCAGCACaccaaaaataaattattaagaCCTCTGACATCTTATAAAAACTGGATACCATGTTTATGCTAAAAGGCTGGTgcagaataaaagaaaacaatCTCACCTTGATTTGGTCAAGAAGacgaagatcagaaggaaatgaTTCAACTGGTGTACCATCTGGCTGTCTGTAGGAAACACCCAACTGAATTTCTGAAAGATCTGACAACACGTCAAGCTTTGTTAGATTTAAAGAAGCAAATCCATTTATCTGACAGCAAAATCTTAGTGCAACTATGTCTAGCCAGCCACAACGACGGGGGCGACCAGTGGTCGTGCCAAACTCTTGCCCGGCAAATCGAAGGAGGTCACCACCTTTACCCAAGATTTCTGTTGGGAAAGGACCAGAACCAACTCTAGTAGTGTATGTCTTAACCTGCAAGCAATATATCAGTTAAAACAAACTGTCTTCATCATCAAATTGCAATAGCATGGTGAACTGGTTCCAAAGTTCACTGTAGGTTAAATCTGAAGCACAGAATTTTAGTCTCTTGCTTCGCATGTTAGATCTACACTCAATAACGTTTTTGGAGAAAACTTAATTTCTTTTTATCTCACAATATTAGCAAGACTTTCTGGCAAAACTGAACATCAGGATTTTCATTCTTTGGTAGCATAGAGAAAAGGGCAAGTTCCCTTACCACACCGATGAGATCACCAACCACTCGGGGAGCAATGCCAAGACCTGTGCAGATTCCACCGGCTGATGGACTGGAGGATGTCACAAAAGGGTACGTTCCAAAATCTATATCCAACATAGTTGCCTGACCGCCTTCAACCAAAATCTTCTTTTTCTGAGATATAGCATCATTCATGAAGTGTACAGTATCTGTGATGAAGGGTTCCAACCTCTCAGCAAATATCTTATAGCGTTCCACTTCTTCCCTCAGCATGTCAGGGCCATAATTAAAACCTTTGAACCTTGAAGCTGCATCGGATAGTAAAAGGTCAAGCTTCTGGGGGAAAGTATCCATATGCCTTAAATCACTTACTCTTATGCCATTTCGGATGACCTTGCTTGAATAGCAAGGCCCAATGCCTCTCTTGGTGGTGCCAATAAAGGATTTAGCTAGCTCAGCTTCTCTAAGTCCATCTACTTCTTGGTGAAAATCAAATAATAAGTGAGCACGATCAGATACCAAGATCCTTCCTTGACAAGAAACTCCATTAGATTCAAGGCCATCAATTTCTTTAAATAATCCTGGTAGATGCACCACAACTCCATTACCAATAACACATAGAGTTTCCTCATTCAGAATACCCGAAGGAACAAGGTGCAGAGCAAACTTCTTTCCCTCTGAATTGTAAATAGTGTGCCCAGCATTGGCTCCACCCTACCAGAAATCAACATTGAAGGGCTGAGAGTAGAAGAGAAATATTTATCGACCATTAGTGCTTTACTGCCTGCCCCCACTCCCGGATGAGGGAAAAAAAGGGAAAGCTTTGTTCTTGGAGCCCTAGGCAATCACAAACTAGATTTATACCGCCATGATTCTCCTCCCACTTCTTTTGTTGACTTCTATATGTCAGTTTTGATATATACAATTGTTAGTTTTATTACAAGTGTTTGTATGACTTAGCTAAATATTACCATAGTTTGATTTAAAA
Encoded proteins:
- the LOC104090268 gene encoding adenylosuccinate synthetase, chloroplastic-like, with the translated sequence MNLSTLRLDPTPITSTAATHRSGVLGFSGTYNCRLLQVHQRKRTSYSSFVVCSAKPVAPPSAAVVESKESELSRIESLSQVSGVLGCQWGDEGKGKLVDILAKHFDIVARCQGGANAGHTIYNSEGKKFALHLVPSGILNEETLCVIGNGVVVHLPGLFKEIDGLESNGVSCQGRILVSDRAHLLFDFHQEVDGLREAELAKSFIGTTKRGIGPCYSSKVIRNGIRVSDLRHMDTFPQKLDLLLSDAASRFKGFNYGPDMLREEVERYKIFAERLEPFITDTVHFMNDAISQKKKILVEGGQATMLDIDFGTYPFVTSSSPSAGGICTGLGIAPRVVGDLIGVVKTYTTRVGSGPFPTEILGKGGDLLRFAGQEFGTTTGRPRRCGWLDIVALRFCCQINGFASLNLTKLDVLSDLSEIQLGVSYRQPDGTPVESFPSDLRLLDQIKVEYEVLPGWQTDISSIRKYSELPKAAREYVERIEELVGVPIHYIGVGPGRDALIYK